A genome region from Neptunomonas japonica JAMM 1380 includes the following:
- a CDS encoding DUF1761 domain-containing protein, with product MFDINLLGVIAATVIGMLLGALWYSPIAFGGAWMKCIGKTPETLGKQTVPLVGSIISSFLTAVGVSLLFSLLTISDISSAVSIGAILGCLVIFPALLSDNLFCGWGNKLLIIQSGYRVVSVFLMSLVMYLV from the coding sequence ATGTTTGATATCAATCTGTTAGGAGTTATCGCTGCAACTGTTATAGGTATGCTGCTGGGGGCTTTATGGTATTCACCTATCGCATTTGGTGGGGCATGGATGAAGTGCATTGGTAAAACACCGGAAACATTAGGTAAGCAAACTGTTCCATTAGTTGGCAGTATTATTTCAAGCTTCCTGACTGCTGTTGGTGTTTCATTGTTGTTCTCTCTGCTTACTATTTCTGATATTTCAAGCGCTGTCAGTATTGGGGCTATTTTGGGATGCTTGGTTATATTTCCCGCATTACTATCAGACAACCTGTTTTGCGGTTGGGGAAATAAACTTCTTATTATCCAGTCGGGCTATAGGGTTGTAAGCGTGTTTCTTATGTCTTTGGTTATGT